A window of Argopecten irradians isolate NY chromosome 1, Ai_NY, whole genome shotgun sequence contains these coding sequences:
- the LOC138322044 gene encoding uncharacterized protein — MGCLPSKDISIVDESPQAGYFAVSYTFKEKKEAEEMQEEVEQLEDKEAKLEPIATSSTKTKLPSAKERLGRPLFGGGLSSGFGRFETLFSKKVNGEKVKEKPKHRASRGVDMTLVYQVPRSKLNINPHADNTKGYFTRDCRVSGLKDTDESTQQLMDFYSISPP, encoded by the exons ATGGGTTGTTTACCGTCAAAAGACATCTCGATCGTCGACGAATCTCCACAAGCCGGTTATTTTGCAGTCTCCTACACAttcaaagaaaagaaagaagCAGAAGAGATGCAAGAAGAAGTGGAACAACTGGAAGACAAAGAAGCCAAATTGGAGCCTATCGCGACGTCAAGTACAAAGACCAAGCTACCTTCTGCAAAAGAAAGGTTAGGTAGGCCTTTATTTGGTGGAGGTCTATCCTCGGGGTTCGGACGATTTGAGACTTTGTTTTCCAAAAAAGTGAATGGGGAAAAAGTGAAAGAAAAACCAAAGCACCGTGCTTCGAGGGGAGTGGACATGACACTTGTATATCAGGTTCCAAGGAGTAAACTTAACATTAACCCACATGCTGACAACACTAAAGGATACTTT ACACGTGACTGTCGAGTATCTGGACTAAAAGACACAGATGAAAGTACACAACAATTGATGGACTTTTATAGTATCTCACCACCATGA